In a genomic window of Tissierellales bacterium:
- a CDS encoding OmpA family protein has translation MKKRVRRLGGEEAEENFWPSFTDMISTIALILFFLMILAYVGNLILSNNWNVAQSQLEDANVQITKKEERLRLLEDEVEKTSAELEQGEIALRASRDEIERQRDIIAASNKELGNLRSSLQDIAVLRVNIVEKVKDSIEKELGRKNDDGETLVNIADNGNIVINESLFFEPGSSSMKSEGKSLIGELADAFEKVLDDESIRENIDAINVQGHTDTVKGSIDNRDLGASRSSNVVKFMMDKNPTLESKYASYFMSSSFSEFRPIDDNGDTKSRAKNRRIEISIVLKDAHVQKLIDSYLEDSLSIFED, from the coding sequence ATGAAGAAACGCGTACGAAGATTAGGTGGCGAAGAAGCTGAAGAAAACTTCTGGCCGTCTTTTACAGATATGATTTCTACCATAGCGTTGATTTTGTTTTTCCTTATGATTTTAGCTTATGTTGGAAATTTGATTTTGAGTAACAATTGGAATGTCGCACAGAGTCAATTAGAAGATGCAAACGTTCAAATTACTAAAAAGGAAGAGCGCTTGAGATTATTAGAGGATGAAGTAGAAAAAACATCAGCAGAGTTGGAACAGGGCGAAATAGCGCTTAGAGCATCGAGAGATGAAATTGAAAGACAGAGAGATATAATTGCAGCAAGCAACAAGGAGCTTGGAAACTTAAGATCTAGCTTACAAGATATTGCTGTTTTGAGAGTTAATATAGTAGAGAAGGTTAAAGATTCAATAGAAAAAGAACTTGGCCGAAAAAATGACGATGGAGAGACTTTAGTTAATATTGCGGACAATGGAAATATTGTAATAAATGAAAGTTTATTCTTCGAGCCAGGAAGTTCTTCGATGAAGTCAGAAGGTAAGTCTTTGATAGGTGAATTAGCAGATGCATTTGAAAAAGTACTAGATGATGAAAGTATAAGAGAAAATATAGATGCTATAAATGTTCAAGGTCATACAGATACTGTCAAGGGTTCAATAGACAATAGAGATTTAGGAGCGAGTCGTTCATCGAATGTTGTGAAGTTTATGATGGATAAGAATCCTACATTAGAAAGCAAATATGCTAGTTATTTTATGTCTAGTTCTTTCTCAGAATTTAGGCCTATAGATGACAATGGTGATACAAAGAGTCGTGCAAAAAATAGACGTATAGAGATATCAATAGTACTAAAAGATGCACATGTACAAAAACTAATAGACAGTTACTTGGAAGATTCACTTTCAATATTTGAAGATTAG
- a CDS encoding MotA/TolQ/ExbB proton channel family protein, translating into MMEVIQQLNPVALFIAGTIVAILIIAFISLFITKGKYSALQADLDKRRSGTGFDEGSVVDNIIKDYRITAEDQYGDVNTQAIIERHLSRSLKGAMFGERFCKKAISLMIILGLLGTFYGLTLSIGDIVKVLGQSNNLDMFNSMEGIIDGLLQSIQGMSVAFVTSLFGITSAIILTIANLTTSPASVREVFMVDMEEYLDNTISLEFIKTESREYVEYVKIATKGMQEASQALLASVHKFESSLERFTDNTRDFSEFNHHLRNNIDRMSINFADMSDQFKTTAEKITAKSIEKY; encoded by the coding sequence ATGATGGAAGTAATTCAACAATTGAATCCTGTAGCACTTTTTATTGCAGGAACTATCGTAGCAATTTTAATTATTGCATTTATTAGTTTGTTTATAACTAAGGGAAAATATTCAGCGCTTCAAGCGGATTTGGATAAAAGGAGAAGTGGAACAGGGTTTGACGAAGGCTCGGTGGTAGACAATATCATCAAAGACTACAGAATAACAGCAGAAGACCAATATGGAGATGTAAATACTCAAGCTATTATTGAGAGACACTTGAGTAGATCTTTAAAGGGAGCCATGTTTGGCGAGAGATTTTGTAAAAAAGCGATATCACTTATGATAATATTGGGTTTATTAGGTACATTTTATGGACTTACATTATCTATTGGAGACATAGTTAAGGTTCTTGGTCAAAGTAATAACTTGGATATGTTTAACTCAATGGAAGGTATAATTGATGGTTTATTGCAGTCTATACAAGGTATGAGTGTTGCTTTTGTAACATCGCTTTTTGGTATTACATCGGCTATTATACTTACTATAGCCAATTTAACAACTTCACCAGCTTCAGTTCGTGAAGTGTTTATGGTAGATATGGAAGAGTATTTAGATAATACTATATCACTTGAGTTTATAAAAACTGAATCTAGAGAATACGTAGAGTACGTTAAGATAGCTACAAAGGGGATGCAAGAAGCATCGCAAGCGTTGCTTGCATCAGTTCATAAATTTGAAAGCTCTCTTGAGAGATTTACTGACAATACTAGAGATTTCTCAGAATTCAATCACCACCTTAGAAATAATATTGACCGCATGAGCATAAATTTTGCAGATATGAGCGATCAATTTAAGACTACAGCAGAGAAAATTACAGCGAAATCGATTGAAAAATACTAA
- a CDS encoding DUF2922 domain-containing protein — translation MEKTQKLEMVFKDSEGSNSKISVDDPKPDLTEETVKNAMTEIIASDVFETNNGDLKLVVGASIVTTTEDELF, via the coding sequence GTGGAAAAAACACAAAAATTAGAAATGGTTTTTAAGGATTCGGAGGGTTCGAATTCTAAGATTAGTGTGGATGATCCTAAACCAGATTTGACTGAGGAGACAGTTAAAAATGCTATGACAGAGATTATCGCATCGGATGTTTTTGAAACAAATAACGGAGATTTGAAACTTGTCGTAGGGGCATCTATTGTAACCACTACAGAAGATGAACTATTTTAG
- a CDS encoding DUF1659 domain-containing protein yields the protein MAIINEAFASKLKIALDYGVDEDGKSMTKNKTYSHVKSESTDESIYSVANTLCNLQEHDIKEVHRIDEVTLKEA from the coding sequence ATGGCAATTATAAATGAGGCGTTTGCTTCGAAATTAAAGATAGCTCTCGATTATGGAGTAGATGAAGATGGTAAAAGCATGACTAAGAATAAAACGTATAGTCATGTAAAATCAGAGTCAACTGATGAATCCATCTATAGCGTTGCTAATACGCTATGCAATTTACAGGAGCATGACATCAAAGAGGTTCATCGAATTGATGAAGTTACTTTGAAAGAAGCTTAA
- a CDS encoding S41 family peptidase, producing the protein MNKAKKLIAMLLAGTMVVSAGAPVFAANEDAPPEMMGEIRNILKQAYVEEIPEEKLAKSTIDEILEGYQDPYTVYQTREQYEDFIDGIENEFSGIGVYIEMIEQGMMITSPIEGSPAKKAGLKEGDIIIGAGGYDLKGASYAEAAAKTMGEPGTKVMLKIKRGEEIFELEVTRAKIQVPEVTHEVLDNHIGYVDINTFGNETPKHFGDAVEALKKENVDSWIFDLRSNGGGYLWAARVLAGYFVDSKKVVVIKGREGESAETGVNLGDIGDGKVIVLINPYSASASEVLSGALKDYQKATFVGNLSFGKGSVQVMYPLSNNDMLKVTIDHFYSPNKNTINHVGVEPDINTRGFDALEVAKMLLSGDSTDMMDPRYKIGPQNFYIDDKLMRNEESFEMYAKLFQDDEFNYIDKTRIETLRDRWVKAKILGNIEDQTKWKNEIEKIRKAKGLEGEDPFFAEISAKAESEEMAE; encoded by the coding sequence ATGAATAAAGCGAAAAAATTGATAGCTATGTTGCTAGCAGGAACAATGGTTGTAAGTGCTGGAGCACCGGTTTTTGCAGCAAATGAGGATGCGCCACCAGAAATGATGGGCGAAATAAGAAACATTTTGAAACAGGCATATGTAGAGGAAATTCCAGAAGAAAAATTGGCGAAATCGACGATAGATGAGATTTTAGAAGGATATCAAGATCCCTATACAGTTTATCAAACCAGAGAACAATATGAAGATTTCATAGACGGAATTGAAAATGAGTTTTCTGGAATAGGGGTTTATATTGAAATGATAGAGCAGGGAATGATGATTACCAGCCCTATAGAGGGCTCACCTGCAAAAAAAGCTGGACTAAAAGAAGGCGATATAATAATAGGTGCAGGAGGCTATGATTTGAAAGGAGCTTCTTATGCAGAAGCAGCTGCTAAGACTATGGGAGAGCCTGGTACTAAAGTAATGCTTAAAATAAAGCGTGGAGAAGAGATTTTTGAGCTGGAAGTTACTAGAGCTAAAATTCAAGTGCCCGAAGTTACGCATGAGGTATTGGATAATCACATAGGTTATGTAGATATAAATACGTTTGGAAATGAGACTCCTAAGCATTTTGGAGATGCGGTTGAAGCATTAAAAAAAGAAAATGTGGATAGCTGGATTTTTGACTTGAGGAGTAATGGCGGAGGTTATTTATGGGCCGCGCGCGTATTAGCCGGTTATTTTGTTGATTCTAAAAAAGTTGTAGTGATAAAGGGGCGCGAAGGAGAAAGTGCTGAAACTGGTGTGAATTTAGGAGATATAGGTGATGGAAAAGTCATAGTACTTATAAATCCATATAGCGCTAGTGCTTCAGAAGTGCTTAGTGGAGCTCTTAAGGATTACCAAAAAGCGACATTTGTAGGGAATTTGTCATTTGGAAAAGGTAGTGTTCAAGTGATGTATCCTCTTTCAAACAACGATATGCTAAAGGTTACTATTGATCATTTTTATTCACCAAATAAAAATACTATAAATCATGTAGGAGTGGAACCTGATATAAACACTAGAGGATTTGATGCATTAGAGGTTGCAAAGATGCTTTTGTCTGGAGATTCTACTGATATGATGGACCCAAGATACAAGATAGGGCCACAGAATTTTTATATTGACGATAAACTGATGAGAAACGAAGAATCATTTGAGATGTATGCAAAATTATTTCAAGATGATGAATTTAACTATATTGATAAGACTAGAATAGAAACACTCAGAGATCGTTGGGTGAAAGCTAAGATATTAGGAAATATCGAAGATCAGACTAAGTGGAAAAATGAGATTGAAAAAATTAGAAAAGCCAAAGGACTAGAAGGTGAAGATCCATTCTTTGCAGAGATTAGTGCCAAGGCAGAGTCTGAAGAAATGGCTGAATAA